GCGATATGTTTCAATTGACTGCTGACCGCGGGATCAAGCGCCTCTTCAATCAGCTCTCTATCCAACAGATCCAGACCGCCAGGGATACGGTAGCCGCGTCCTTTAACGCTATACACCTCAAGGCCTGACTCTTCGATAACTTTTATCTGTTTCCAGATCGCACTGCGGCTAACCCCCAGCGCTTTACCTAGCGCCTGTCCTGAATGAAATTTCCCATCTGCAAGAATAGACAATACCGGCTCAATCATAATTTTCCCTTCAGGAGATCCGCTTCAATACGATAAAGCTATAGTCATAGGGATTAGGCCCGTCAGCGGCAAAATCCTGACGGCCTATCTCAGCCCAGTCACCGGGATGAAATACAGGAAACCATGCATCGCCGTTAACATCCGCGTGCACCTGAGTCAGATAAAGCCGATCCGCCAGCGCTAACGCTTGCTCGTAGATCTGCGCCCCACCAATAACCATCGCTTCATCACACCCATTAACGGTACAGACGCTCTCAGCCAGATCACGCGCAGCTTCGAGACTATTTACCACCTTAACATTATCAGGTTGATATTCAGCATCCCGACTGACGACAATATTGGTGCGACCCGGCAATGGCCGACCGATCGACTCAAATGTCTTGCGGCCCATGATAATAGGCTTTCCCATTGTTACCTGCTTAAAGTAACGCAGATCTTCCGGCAAGTGCCATGGCAGGTTGTTATTGATACCGATTACCCGGTTCTGTGCCTGGGCTACGATAATCGACAGCTTCATATCTTCTCCTAATGCTGATACCGCTCTGCAGTTCTTTTCTTTACAGACAGCTTTGGTAACATGGTTAGCCTGAATTTAACCACAGGGTTCATAACAAACCAATGAGACAATACCTCGATCTTTGCCAGCGAATAATTGATGAAGGCGTCTGGGTGGAAAATGAACGCACCGGAAAGCGCTGCCTGACCGTTATTAATGCCGACCTGACCTACGATGTAGCGGCAGGAGAATTCCCACTAGTCACAACCCGCAAGAGTTTCTATAAATCAGCTATAGCCGAGATACTCGGTTATCTGCGCGGTTACGATAACGCTGCTGACTTTAGGAAAATCGGTACAAAAACCTGGGACGCCAATGCCAATGATAATGAAGCCTGGCTCGCCAACCCCTACCGCAAAGGCGACGATGATTGCGGCTTTATCTACGGCAAGGTGGGCCGAAACTTTCCTAAGCCAGACGGCGGCAGCATTGACCTGTTGCGTAAAATTATCGACGATCTAACCAACGGTATCGATGATCGTGGGGAAATTTACACCTTTTATCACCCCGGTGCCTTTCATATGGGTTGCCTACGCCCGTGCATGTACAGCCATCACTTTTCTCTACTGGGTGACACGCTCTACTTAAACAGCACACAACGGAGTTGTGATGTCCCGCTGGGCCTTACTTTTAATATGGTGCAGGTATATTTCCTACTGGCAATCATTGCCCAGATCACCGGCAAGAAGCCTGGCAAGGCATACCATAAAATCGTTAACGCACACATTTATGAGGATCAGGTTGAACTGATGCGGGATGTCCAGCTCACCCGCGAACCTCTGCCACTACCTGTTCTGAAGATTAATCCAGCCATAAAAACACTGGAAGATCTGGAAACCTGGGTCAGCACTGATGACTTTGAAGTGGAAGGCTATCAATTTCACGACCCGATCCAATACCCTTTTTCGGTATAAACTTAGCACCCAGCGGCTGAACGGGCTTTACAACAAGCCCGATCTTTCCTCTTACTTTCAACAGAAACCATAATGACAAAAACTAAAATTGGTGGATGGCAGCAAAAAAAACGGGACATCGTATACGATAATCCCTGGATACAAGTGCAGCATGAAGAGGTCATCCGTCCCAACGGAACCGAAGGAATTTATGGCGTGGTTCACTTTAAGTCACATGCTATCGGCATTATCGCGATAGACGATGATGACAATACCTGGCTGGTCCGACAGAGCCGTTACCCCAACAATGAAACGACGATAGAGATACCCGAAGGCGGTGGCCCATTAGAAGAGCCGCCACTCGAAGCCGCCAAACGGGAACTACGCGAAGAGACCGGCTTAACCGCAGAGCATTGGCAGCCCTTTATGGAGCTAAGAACCTCCAACTCTGTCACCGATGAGATCGCCTTTATTTTTCTGGCAACCGGCCTTCGCCAGGGCAAGCAACAGCTCGAAGACACCGAAGATATCGAACTGATAAAGGTAAAAACAACAGAAGCCATTGAGATGGCTATTAGCGGCAAAATCACTGACGCGATGTCG
The genomic region above belongs to Amphritea japonica ATCC BAA-1530 and contains:
- a CDS encoding NUDIX domain-containing protein; amino-acid sequence: MTKTKIGGWQQKKRDIVYDNPWIQVQHEEVIRPNGTEGIYGVVHFKSHAIGIIAIDDDDNTWLVRQSRYPNNETTIEIPEGGGPLEEPPLEAAKRELREETGLTAEHWQPFMELRTSNSVTDEIAFIFLATGLRQGKQQLEDTEDIELIKVKTTEAIEMAISGKITDAMSVAALLKLALIRRG
- a CDS encoding thymidylate synthase — its product is MRQYLDLCQRIIDEGVWVENERTGKRCLTVINADLTYDVAAGEFPLVTTRKSFYKSAIAEILGYLRGYDNAADFRKIGTKTWDANANDNEAWLANPYRKGDDDCGFIYGKVGRNFPKPDGGSIDLLRKIIDDLTNGIDDRGEIYTFYHPGAFHMGCLRPCMYSHHFSLLGDTLYLNSTQRSCDVPLGLTFNMVQVYFLLAIIAQITGKKPGKAYHKIVNAHIYEDQVELMRDVQLTREPLPLPVLKINPAIKTLEDLETWVSTDDFEVEGYQFHDPIQYPFSV
- the folA gene encoding type 3 dihydrofolate reductase → MKLSIIVAQAQNRVIGINNNLPWHLPEDLRYFKQVTMGKPIIMGRKTFESIGRPLPGRTNIVVSRDAEYQPDNVKVVNSLEAARDLAESVCTVNGCDEAMVIGGAQIYEQALALADRLYLTQVHADVNGDAWFPVFHPGDWAEIGRQDFAADGPNPYDYSFIVLKRIS